The Candidatus Fukatsuia endosymbiont of Tuberolachnus salignus nucleotide sequence TGTCTGAAGCAAATAATGAGCACCTTCCTGGCTCCATTACATCTGTTGTTTTTTAACCCTCCGCTTTGCAATAACTTCAATTATCCATCACAAGGACCGCGCCTGGAGGGGATTTTGGCAGTAAATCTTGGGTGACCCAGGCATAAAAAATATCGCTGTTGATATGGCAGTCGAAGGTACAAACCGTGGTTAATGTTCCGTTAAGCTGGGCACCAATGACATAAGTACGGGCTTTAGCATGCCAATCGTGCTGGCCGTAACAGCGCTTACCTTTCACTCAATAACCATAAAGACGCGGCATATCATGGGAAAAACCGCTTTCATCCACGTAAATTATCGGGGTATCACAGGTTTCATAGGCCTGTATCTTAGTCTGAAAATCTTTTCGAGCTTGGACGTCGATTTTGGGATGATAAAATGTTTTTTTTATAGCTAAACCCAGCCCGTTTTAACGCATCGCCTATCCCTCGAGCACTGACCCCCATACGTTGAGCGCGTTCGTATTGAGACGCCTCAGGATAGGTTTCCACATCAAGGAGCAACGCGGCGCGATTTATTTTGGTCGCCGGTTTATCACGCGTTAGGCAAGGGTCGATACGTTTAGCCCAGCGCATTAGGCTCGCTATCCCCACACAAAAACGTGTCGCCGTTTCGGCAT carries:
- a CDS encoding IS630 transposase-related protein, which produces MAIKKQEKLTYAETATRFCVGIASLMRWAKRIDPCLTRDKPATKINRAALLLDVETYPEASQYERAQRMGVSARGIGDALKRAGFSYKKNILSSQNRRPSSKRFSD